Proteins from a single region of Sandaracinaceae bacterium:
- the miaA gene encoding tRNA (adenosine(37)-N6)-dimethylallyltransferase MiaA produces the protein MHATHDGRLLVLAGPTASGKTRVAFALAERFPIEVISADSVQVYRGFDIGSAKPSAKERALVPHHVIDVLAPEDAMDAGDFAQLAQRAIVEVRRRGRIPVVVGGTGLWLRALLRGLVQLPKPDVAIRAALEAECATRGAPAMHARLAQVDRRVAAAVHPNDQLRIVRALEVYEQTGRPLGDLQAEHALGARRYESLMVALDPGADALTHAIERRLASMFEAGFVDEVRRLRERHADTARAFGSVGYKEVVAHLRDGVSMDDTLRLARKATRVYARRQRTWLRGDPSVDLRTSAEALLRGVEGERIAAFLEAQRP, from the coding sequence GTGCACGCGACGCACGACGGAAGGCTCCTGGTGCTGGCGGGTCCCACGGCCAGCGGCAAGACCCGCGTCGCCTTCGCGCTGGCGGAACGCTTCCCCATCGAGGTGATCAGCGCCGACAGCGTGCAGGTCTATCGCGGCTTCGACATCGGCTCCGCCAAGCCGAGCGCCAAAGAGCGCGCCCTGGTGCCACACCACGTCATCGACGTGCTGGCCCCCGAAGACGCGATGGACGCGGGCGACTTCGCGCAGCTCGCCCAGCGCGCCATCGTGGAGGTGCGACGCCGCGGCCGGATCCCCGTCGTGGTCGGCGGCACGGGGCTCTGGTTGCGCGCCCTGCTGCGTGGCCTGGTGCAACTCCCCAAGCCCGACGTCGCCATACGCGCCGCGCTGGAAGCCGAGTGCGCCACGCGCGGAGCCCCGGCCATGCACGCCCGTCTCGCCCAGGTGGACCGACGGGTCGCGGCCGCAGTGCACCCCAACGACCAACTGCGCATCGTGCGGGCGCTCGAGGTGTACGAGCAGACGGGCCGCCCGCTGGGCGACCTGCAGGCGGAGCACGCGCTCGGAGCTCGACGCTACGAGTCGCTCATGGTCGCGCTCGACCCTGGCGCGGACGCGCTCACGCACGCCATCGAGCGCCGTCTCGCGAGCATGTTCGAGGCAGGCTTCGTGGACGAGGTGCGGCGGCTGCGGGAGCGACACGCCGACACCGCGCGCGCGTTCGGCAGCGTGGGCTACAAAGAGGTGGTGGCGCACTTGCGCGACGGTGTCTCGATGGACGACACGCTGCGCTTGGCGCGCAAGGCGACGCGCGTCTACGCGCGGCGGCAGCGCACCTGGCTGCGCGGCGACCCCAGCGTGGACCTGCGCACGAGCGCGGAGGCCCTGCTGCGCGGCGTCGAAGGCGAGCGCATCGCTGCGTTCCTGGAGGCGCAGCGACCGTGA
- a CDS encoding ThiF family adenylyltransferase has product MSTAGTAPTHADPRAGSSAARALRTLVVGCGGLGSPSARVLFGASVLKRLTLLDDDRVDVSNLHRQTLYSDPDVGRDKVDAAVASLRAEHPASRTELTGVRARLRPADAEALLADQDLVVEGADNYATKFLTADAARLRGVPVAHAGAVRWAGWALLSAARATEGPCLRCVFEDIPRGRADTCATAGVMGPVVGVVAALQSALVLAYAGGDERAIGTLFHYDALAGKLRRFQARPRPGCPLCAGEITDLRMERYVPTEQHDAA; this is encoded by the coding sequence GTGAGCACAGCAGGCACAGCGCCAACGCACGCCGACCCACGTGCAGGGTCTTCGGCCGCGCGCGCACTGCGGACCCTCGTCGTTGGTTGTGGCGGACTGGGTTCCCCGAGCGCGCGGGTCTTGTTCGGGGCCTCCGTGCTGAAACGACTGACGCTGCTCGACGACGACCGTGTCGACGTGAGCAATCTCCACCGCCAGACGCTGTACAGCGACCCGGACGTCGGGCGCGACAAGGTCGACGCGGCCGTCGCGAGCCTGCGGGCCGAGCACCCCGCGAGTCGCACGGAGCTGACGGGAGTGCGCGCGCGCCTGCGACCGGCCGACGCCGAGGCACTCCTCGCGGACCAAGACCTGGTGGTCGAGGGCGCGGACAACTACGCGACCAAGTTCCTCACGGCCGACGCGGCGCGCCTGCGCGGCGTCCCCGTGGCCCACGCCGGCGCGGTGCGCTGGGCGGGCTGGGCGTTGCTCAGCGCAGCCCGCGCAACCGAGGGCCCGTGCTTGCGCTGCGTGTTCGAGGACATCCCCCGCGGGCGCGCCGACACCTGCGCGACGGCCGGCGTGATGGGGCCCGTCGTCGGCGTCGTCGCAGCCCTCCAGAGCGCGCTGGTGCTGGCCTACGCGGGTGGCGACGAACGCGCCATCGGCACGCTCTTCCACTACGACGCGCTTGCCGGCAAGCTGCGACGGTTTCAAGCTCGGCCGCGCCCGGGCTGCCCGCTGTGTGCGGGCGAGATCACGGACCTGCGCATGGAGCGCTACGTCCCCACTGAACAGCACGACGCCGCATAG
- a CDS encoding Mov34/MPN/PAD-1 family protein, with protein sequence MSGEKPWIAGDLRIPAAVMAEIEAHALEAYPSEACGFVMGPAETPNLLDEARREENEADKYHKLDPETFPRTSAMYFKINELRAQRTFDAGEAAGRPLKVIYHSHCDAGAYFSAEDAATFASNGQLMWPCAYIVVSVQQGAVAERRLHVHVPGTNDFVESPLTIF encoded by the coding sequence ATGTCTGGTGAGAAGCCCTGGATCGCAGGCGACCTGCGCATCCCCGCCGCGGTCATGGCCGAGATCGAAGCCCACGCCCTCGAGGCATACCCCAGCGAGGCCTGCGGCTTCGTGATGGGGCCGGCCGAGACGCCGAACCTGCTGGACGAGGCGCGCCGCGAAGAGAACGAGGCGGACAAGTACCACAAGCTGGACCCCGAGACGTTCCCGCGGACCAGCGCGATGTACTTCAAGATCAACGAGCTGCGCGCGCAGCGCACCTTCGACGCGGGTGAGGCCGCGGGGCGTCCGCTGAAGGTCATCTACCACTCGCACTGCGACGCGGGCGCCTACTTCAGCGCCGAAGACGCGGCCACCTTCGCCAGCAACGGTCAGCTGATGTGGCCGTGCGCGTACATCGTCGTGAGCGTGCAGCAGGGGGCCGTGGCCGAGCGGCGCCTGCACGTGCACGTGCCTGGCACGAACGACTTCGTCGAGAGCCCGCTGACCATCTTCTGA
- a CDS encoding PLP-dependent cysteine synthase family protein translates to MESIIEAVGQTPMVRLHAIERDVPGVELYLKLEYMNPGGSVKDRPARQMLLDAIESGRFTRDKTLIDATSGNTGVAYSLFGAALGYKIALVMPANVSKPRKDITQAYGTELIFSDPMEGSDGAIRLVRKLVAENPDKYFYSDQYSNPSNPRAHYLGTGVEILEQVGDRITHFVAALGTSGTAMGTTRRLREHHRKIVCVAAEPKEALHGLEGLKHMASSIVPNIYDPTLPDEILPVSTDAGWDMSDRLAEQEGLMVGHSSGANVAAALALAKRLTAKGEEGCIVTIACDRHDRYFAPLKWEKKYVW, encoded by the coding sequence ATGGAATCCATCATCGAAGCCGTGGGGCAGACGCCCATGGTGCGCCTGCACGCCATCGAGCGGGACGTGCCGGGCGTCGAGCTGTACCTCAAGCTCGAGTACATGAACCCGGGCGGTTCGGTGAAAGACCGGCCCGCGCGCCAGATGCTGCTGGACGCCATCGAGAGCGGACGCTTCACCCGCGACAAGACGCTGATCGACGCGACCAGCGGCAACACGGGCGTGGCGTACAGCCTGTTCGGTGCGGCGCTCGGCTACAAGATCGCGCTGGTCATGCCGGCCAACGTGAGCAAGCCTCGCAAGGACATCACGCAGGCCTACGGCACCGAGCTGATCTTCAGCGACCCGATGGAGGGTAGCGACGGGGCCATTCGCCTGGTGCGCAAGCTGGTGGCCGAGAACCCGGACAAGTACTTCTACTCGGACCAGTACAGCAACCCGAGCAACCCCCGCGCGCACTACCTGGGCACGGGCGTCGAGATCCTGGAGCAAGTGGGCGACCGCATCACGCACTTCGTGGCGGCGCTGGGCACCAGCGGCACGGCCATGGGCACCACGCGGCGCCTGCGCGAGCACCACCGCAAGATCGTGTGCGTGGCCGCCGAGCCCAAGGAGGCCCTGCACGGGCTCGAGGGGCTGAAGCACATGGCCAGCAGCATCGTGCCGAACATCTACGACCCCACCTTGCCCGACGAGATCCTGCCCGTCAGCACGGACGCCGGCTGGGACATGAGCGACCGCCTCGCCGAGCAAGAGGGGCTGATGGTGGGCCACTCGAGCGGCGCCAACGTGGCGGCTGCGCTGGCGCTGGCCAAGCGCCTCACCGCGAAGGGCGAAGAGGGCTGCATCGTGACCATCGCGTGCGACCGGCACGACCGCTACTTCGCGCCGCTGAAATGGGAGAAGAAGTATGTCTGGTGA
- a CDS encoding Rrf2 family transcriptional regulator, whose product MKLSNKGRYGVCAMFDIAFHNDGGPTQIKDIAQRQAIPPRFLEQIFQDLKRAGLVTSKRGPRGGYALAQGSGDIRVGDIIRALEGPTQIEADTDDQPGAGDALSRRVTQQVFEELAASIEACFDALTLDDLCARSEAGGVRRGPPRRYVYSI is encoded by the coding sequence GTGAAGCTGTCCAACAAAGGCCGCTACGGCGTGTGCGCGATGTTCGACATTGCGTTCCACAACGACGGCGGACCCACGCAGATCAAGGACATCGCTCAGCGACAGGCCATCCCCCCGCGGTTCCTGGAGCAGATCTTCCAGGACCTGAAGCGCGCTGGCCTCGTCACCAGCAAGCGCGGTCCGCGCGGGGGCTACGCGCTCGCCCAGGGTTCGGGCGACATCCGCGTGGGGGACATCATCCGCGCGCTGGAGGGCCCGACCCAGATCGAGGCCGACACGGACGATCAACCTGGCGCAGGCGATGCCCTCAGCCGGCGCGTCACGCAGCAGGTGTTCGAGGAGCTGGCGGCCAGCATCGAGGCGTGCTTCGACGCGCTCACCTTGGACGACCTGTGCGCCCGCAGCGAAGCGGGCGGCGTTCGACGCGGGCCACCCAGGCGCTATGTCTACTCCATCTGA
- the cysK gene encoding cysteine synthase A — protein MPAPVVSSVLDLIGNTPLVRLNRVVAQNSADVWVKCEHLNPGGSVKDRICLAMIEAAEREGLLTPGMTVVEPTSGNTGIGLAIVCRKKGYKLVLTMPASMSLERRELLKSYGVEIVLTEPERVMDGALEAAQRIAEERGAFMPQQFENGANPATHAATTASEILTAFEGLRLDAMVAAVGTGGTVSGVGRALREARPDIAVVAVEPAASPVLGGGAPGPSKIQGLNAGFVPKNYDASVVTALRTVEDAAAWEMKLRLGREEGLLVGISAGANVAIACELAREVGPGGNVVTFLCDTGERYFSLAEYFE, from the coding sequence ATGCCAGCCCCTGTCGTCTCGAGCGTCCTCGACCTCATCGGAAACACGCCCCTCGTTCGCCTCAACCGCGTCGTCGCGCAGAACAGCGCGGATGTGTGGGTGAAGTGCGAGCATCTCAACCCGGGCGGCTCTGTGAAGGACCGCATCTGCCTGGCGATGATCGAAGCCGCCGAGCGCGAAGGGTTGCTCACGCCCGGCATGACGGTGGTCGAGCCCACCAGCGGCAACACGGGCATCGGGCTCGCCATCGTGTGCCGCAAGAAGGGCTACAAGCTGGTGCTGACCATGCCGGCCAGCATGTCCCTCGAGCGGCGCGAGCTGCTGAAGAGCTACGGCGTCGAGATCGTGCTCACGGAGCCCGAGCGCGTGATGGACGGGGCGCTCGAGGCCGCGCAGCGCATCGCGGAAGAGCGGGGTGCGTTCATGCCGCAGCAGTTCGAAAACGGCGCGAACCCGGCGACGCACGCCGCGACGACGGCGAGCGAAATCCTGACCGCGTTCGAGGGGCTGCGCTTGGACGCCATGGTGGCCGCGGTCGGCACCGGCGGCACCGTCAGTGGTGTGGGGCGCGCGCTACGCGAGGCCCGACCCGACATCGCGGTGGTCGCGGTGGAGCCCGCGGCGAGTCCCGTGCTCGGCGGAGGGGCGCCCGGACCCAGCAAGATCCAGGGGCTGAACGCGGGCTTCGTGCCCAAGAACTACGACGCGAGCGTCGTCACCGCGCTGCGCACCGTGGAGGACGCGGCCGCGTGGGAGATGAAGCTGCGCCTAGGTCGCGAAGAGGGCCTGCTGGTCGGCATCAGCGCGGGCGCCAACGTGGCCATCGCGTGTGAGCTGGCGCGCGAGGTCGGTCCTGGTGGCAACGTCGTCACGTTCCTTTGCGACACGGGGGAGCGCTACTTCAGCTTGGCCGAGTACTTCGAGTGA
- a CDS encoding protein kinase encodes MKVCTICRARYRGNPTTCPLDGGALRDLPDPLIGRTIAGRYLIQERIGQGGMGTVYRARHEVVGRDVALKFLSSDLAHRPAHKTRFLREARAANRINHEHIIDITDFGETDDGLVYLAMEFLDGIPLNKQIAKRELDVVRSLGIALQLARALGRAHELGVIHRDIKPDNVYLLSGYATDFVKLLDFGLAQMKGELRVTATGTVFGTPEYIAPEQARGAPLTYACDLYSLGCVLFEMLTNELPFKGSTSELVLGHLRTPAPAPSSRGVKVSPELDELVLRLLAKQPEARPASAYALASELSTMMQAMDAATAEPIPLTRRSLPPRNATSVSPRDTVSAIEETVGLDSVIGAWESRLGVLEDASRRAHGAAEAPAWLNESLARMREHVAAMTAARRQLSARAGVITEEERKVREQRLQIGRALDALGSDEARAAQLIDKHAVALGQARMQLDQAVASYRELRAELSATLGELPERSPTDTQLTVLARAGQNAATQLQAKQTIDTNMRALAKARAEHEDIRFQMAQLKGRMGSFTAGAEVDISPAREELAALERELREHLDQVVGDAEPVVRHLMSFPHLRDRIRAAAEPAAG; translated from the coding sequence GTGAAAGTCTGCACGATCTGCCGTGCCCGCTACCGAGGCAATCCCACCACGTGTCCGCTGGACGGCGGCGCGCTGCGCGACTTGCCCGATCCGCTCATCGGTCGGACGATCGCGGGACGCTACCTGATTCAGGAGCGCATCGGGCAGGGCGGCATGGGCACTGTGTATCGCGCGCGGCACGAGGTGGTCGGTCGCGACGTAGCGCTGAAGTTCCTGTCCAGCGATCTGGCCCACCGCCCGGCGCACAAGACCCGCTTCTTGCGCGAGGCGCGCGCGGCGAACCGCATCAACCACGAGCACATCATCGACATCACGGACTTCGGCGAGACGGATGATGGGCTGGTCTACCTCGCGATGGAGTTCCTGGACGGAATCCCGCTCAACAAGCAGATCGCGAAGCGCGAGCTGGACGTCGTCCGTTCGCTGGGCATCGCGCTGCAGCTCGCGCGTGCCCTTGGCCGCGCGCACGAGCTGGGCGTCATCCACCGTGACATCAAGCCGGACAACGTCTACCTGCTGTCGGGCTACGCCACGGACTTCGTGAAGCTGCTCGACTTCGGGCTGGCGCAGATGAAGGGGGAGCTGCGCGTCACGGCGACGGGCACCGTCTTCGGCACGCCGGAGTACATCGCTCCCGAGCAGGCCCGCGGCGCACCCCTCACGTACGCGTGTGATCTCTACTCGCTGGGCTGCGTGCTGTTCGAGATGCTGACCAACGAGCTGCCGTTCAAGGGCAGCACGTCGGAGCTCGTGCTGGGGCACCTGCGCACGCCTGCCCCGGCGCCCTCGAGCCGCGGCGTGAAGGTCAGTCCGGAGCTGGACGAGCTGGTGCTCCGCCTGTTGGCCAAGCAACCCGAGGCACGACCCGCCAGCGCGTACGCGCTCGCCAGTGAGCTGAGCACCATGATGCAGGCGATGGACGCAGCGACCGCGGAACCGATCCCGCTCACGCGGCGGAGCCTGCCTCCCCGCAACGCGACCTCGGTGAGCCCGCGCGACACGGTGAGCGCGATCGAAGAGACCGTCGGGCTCGACAGCGTCATCGGCGCCTGGGAGAGCCGCCTGGGCGTGCTCGAGGACGCGAGCCGCCGTGCGCACGGAGCGGCCGAGGCCCCCGCTTGGCTGAACGAGAGCCTCGCGCGCATGCGCGAACACGTGGCCGCCATGACGGCCGCCCGCCGTCAGTTGAGCGCGCGCGCTGGCGTCATCACCGAGGAAGAGCGCAAGGTGCGCGAACAGCGACTCCAAATCGGGCGGGCCCTCGACGCGCTGGGGAGCGACGAAGCGCGGGCCGCGCAGCTGATCGACAAGCACGCCGTCGCCCTCGGTCAGGCGCGCATGCAGCTCGATCAGGCCGTCGCCAGCTACCGCGAGCTGCGCGCGGAGCTCTCCGCCACCCTGGGCGAACTGCCCGAGCGCAGCCCCACCGACACGCAGCTCACCGTGCTGGCGCGCGCGGGGCAGAACGCCGCGACCCAGCTGCAGGCCAAGCAGACCATCGACACGAACATGCGCGCGCTCGCCAAAGCCCGCGCCGAGCACGAGGACATCCGCTTCCAGATGGCGCAGCTGAAGGGGCGCATGGGTTCGTTCACAGCGGGCGCTGAGGTGGACATCAGTCCTGCCCGCGAAGAGCTCGCCGCGCTGGAGCGAGAGCTCCGCGAGCACTTGGATCAGGTCGTGGGCGACGCCGAGCCCGTCGTCCGGCACCTCATGTCCTTTCCGCACCTGCGCGACCGGATCCGCGCCGCCGCCGAGCCGGCGGCGGGCTGA
- a CDS encoding MoaD/ThiS family protein, with amino-acid sequence MAVTLRIPTPLRTLTGGADEVQLEAASVGAAIEALEAAHPGIRERVLSDEGKVLRFVNIFLNDDDIRFLDGLESPVKAGDSISIVPAIAGGR; translated from the coding sequence ATGGCCGTAACGCTTCGCATCCCCACCCCCCTGCGCACCCTCACCGGCGGCGCCGACGAGGTCCAGCTCGAGGCCGCCTCCGTGGGCGCCGCGATCGAGGCCCTCGAGGCCGCGCACCCCGGCATCCGCGAGCGCGTCCTCAGCGACGAGGGCAAGGTGCTCCGCTTCGTGAACATCTTCCTGAACGACGACGACATCCGCTTCCTGGACGGGCTCGAGTCCCCCGTGAAGGCGGGCGACAGCATCAGCATCGTGCCCGCCATCGCTGGCGGCCGCTGA
- a CDS encoding DUF2723 domain-containing protein — MTGLAHPRSTWSAAALLGVYYLATMTRDMSLLDSPELALVATQGGVGHPIGQPLHTLLGHVLVRLGGAVGVSPLLCLNGLSAVACALTLVPVTWVLEQHVPATEPRQGALRPWLIALCGVHAALWEPATRVEVYPLGTLLGATSVALLGAALHSPPRGARLPMACAGLSVSLAAGANAVSATFFLVAMAPQVGRALVTRRLSLRALAPAVAAAVLGLLVWAYVPLAARDPDVVAWGRPVDWPALRAYLQGEDYSGKSVAFFSTDFAAHVAAFGEWGTRNGLLAIIGFGLLGTALRARPILPLTCILLLANTSWYARYDPFAPGLLDYLGYLGAPLWFLAGGCALLVEWAADRGRVVHAVAGTTLALVTLLAPPAPWQRTRSGDHVTRTLTTAALDELPRDAVLLVEADHWVGPLLYLQEVERHRPDVVVLALGLASSSWMWELLYRRHPGLQPFVLRAPGGRDARVRRFLAAQPTRRVFANDPRLAPPRQATQLRLRWCPLGAARVRARRSPIGWLYRRCWLQRTARAPRRETARHHRTARLGGGDARTGALAAAEGARAARSSP; from the coding sequence GTGACGGGCCTCGCACACCCACGCAGCACGTGGAGCGCAGCCGCGCTCCTGGGCGTCTACTACCTCGCCACCATGACGCGAGACATGAGCCTGCTCGACAGCCCCGAGCTCGCGCTGGTCGCGACGCAGGGCGGCGTGGGCCACCCCATCGGCCAGCCACTCCACACGCTGCTGGGGCACGTGTTGGTCCGCCTCGGAGGCGCCGTGGGTGTGTCGCCGCTGCTGTGCCTCAACGGGCTGTCGGCCGTGGCGTGCGCGCTCACTCTCGTGCCAGTCACGTGGGTGCTCGAACAGCACGTGCCCGCGACCGAGCCGCGCCAGGGGGCGCTTCGTCCGTGGCTCATCGCCCTGTGTGGGGTCCATGCGGCGCTGTGGGAGCCAGCGACACGCGTCGAGGTGTATCCCCTCGGGACGCTCCTGGGGGCTACGTCGGTGGCGCTGCTCGGCGCAGCGCTGCACAGCCCTCCCCGCGGCGCCCGTCTCCCCATGGCCTGCGCCGGCCTGAGCGTCTCGCTCGCCGCGGGCGCGAACGCGGTCAGCGCGACGTTCTTCTTGGTGGCCATGGCGCCGCAGGTGGGGCGCGCGCTGGTCACCCGGCGCTTGTCCCTGCGCGCGCTCGCTCCGGCCGTCGCTGCGGCGGTGCTGGGGCTCTTGGTGTGGGCCTACGTGCCTTTGGCTGCACGCGATCCCGACGTGGTGGCGTGGGGGCGGCCCGTCGACTGGCCAGCGCTGCGCGCCTACCTCCAAGGCGAGGACTACTCGGGCAAGTCGGTCGCGTTCTTCTCCACGGACTTCGCGGCGCACGTCGCGGCCTTCGGTGAGTGGGGCACGCGCAACGGGCTCCTCGCCATCATCGGCTTCGGCCTGCTGGGGACCGCGCTGCGCGCACGCCCGATCCTCCCGCTCACCTGCATCTTGTTGCTCGCCAACACGTCTTGGTATGCGCGCTACGACCCCTTCGCACCGGGCCTCTTGGACTATCTCGGCTACCTCGGGGCGCCCTTGTGGTTCCTCGCAGGGGGCTGCGCGCTCCTCGTCGAGTGGGCGGCAGACCGAGGCCGTGTAGTCCACGCCGTCGCAGGGACGACACTGGCCCTGGTGACGCTCCTCGCACCCCCTGCGCCTTGGCAGCGGACACGCTCTGGCGACCACGTGACGCGTACGCTGACGACCGCCGCACTGGACGAGCTCCCGCGCGACGCCGTCCTCCTGGTCGAGGCAGACCACTGGGTGGGTCCGCTCCTGTACTTGCAGGAGGTGGAGCGGCACCGCCCAGACGTGGTCGTGCTCGCCCTCGGCCTCGCCAGCTCGTCCTGGATGTGGGAACTGCTCTATCGGCGCCACCCTGGTCTGCAGCCCTTCGTGTTGCGCGCCCCCGGCGGCCGTGACGCGCGTGTGCGGCGCTTCCTCGCGGCCCAACCGACACGCCGCGTGTTTGCGAATGACCCGCGGTTGGCGCCGCCGCGTCAGGCGACCCAGCTACGTCTCAGGTGGTGTCCTCTCGGAGCTGCGCGCGTGCGGGCCAGGCGATCGCCGATCGGCTGGCTGTATCGCCGTTGCTGGCTGCAGCGCACCGCGCGCGCTCCACGGCGCGAAACAGCCAGGCACCACCGGACTGCGCGGCTGGGAGGCGGAGACGCGCGCACGGGCGCACTGGCGGCGGCGGAGGGCGCGCGCGCGGCGCGTTCGTCGCCCTGA
- a CDS encoding 3-methyl-2-oxobutanoate dehydrogenase: protein MHAAPTDPTDHPQHGAPAAPTDPALGLYQALDHDGLGVQADSAFETVPLPALPQRVAMYRGMRLLRRLDERMLSKQRQGRVGFYGSVTGQEAVPIACGFASRPSDWVFPALRESSILLTRGFPLATYMAQVYGNAADVAKGRQMPSHMAGRSANVVSWSSVIGPQLPQAVGAAMAAVRRGDDMVALAFSGDGATSQGDFHAALNFAAVFRAPVVFVVQNNQWAISVPAARQSASATFAQKAAAYGMPGVRVDGNDALGVYQVVGAAMARARRGEGPTLVECLTYRIGAHSSSDDPTLYRSEAEVALWRARDPLARLRAHLRHEGALDDPTEAALDASVDEEIATALRECEAAPPVACETLMDDVYARRPAHLEAQREELLRYPRAHTTTTEPHGSK from the coding sequence ATGCACGCGGCCCCCACGGACCCGACGGACCACCCGCAGCACGGCGCCCCCGCGGCCCCTACCGACCCGGCGCTCGGCCTGTATCAGGCGCTCGATCACGACGGGCTGGGCGTGCAGGCGGACAGCGCCTTCGAGACGGTGCCGCTGCCCGCCCTGCCTCAGCGCGTCGCGATGTACCGCGGCATGCGGCTGTTGCGCCGGCTGGACGAGCGCATGCTCAGCAAACAGCGGCAGGGGCGCGTAGGCTTCTATGGGTCGGTCACGGGCCAAGAGGCGGTACCCATCGCGTGTGGCTTCGCGTCGCGCCCGAGCGACTGGGTCTTTCCGGCCCTGCGCGAGAGCAGCATCCTCCTCACCCGCGGCTTCCCGCTCGCCACGTACATGGCGCAGGTCTACGGCAACGCGGCCGACGTCGCGAAGGGCCGCCAAATGCCGAGCCACATGGCCGGGCGGAGCGCCAACGTGGTCAGCTGGTCCTCGGTGATCGGGCCGCAGCTGCCCCAGGCGGTCGGCGCGGCCATGGCCGCCGTGCGGCGAGGCGACGACATGGTGGCGCTGGCTTTCAGCGGCGACGGCGCCACCAGCCAGGGGGACTTCCACGCGGCGCTCAACTTCGCGGCCGTGTTCCGCGCGCCCGTGGTGTTCGTCGTGCAGAACAACCAGTGGGCCATCAGCGTGCCCGCCGCGCGCCAGAGCGCCTCCGCCACGTTCGCCCAGAAGGCGGCCGCCTACGGCATGCCGGGCGTGCGGGTGGACGGCAACGACGCGCTCGGCGTGTACCAGGTGGTGGGCGCCGCGATGGCGCGCGCGAGGCGTGGTGAGGGCCCCACGCTGGTGGAGTGCTTGACCTATCGCATCGGCGCACACAGCTCGAGCGACGATCCCACCCTGTACCGGAGTGAGGCCGAGGTGGCGCTGTGGCGCGCCCGTGACCCACTGGCCCGCCTGCGCGCCCACCTGCGGCACGAGGGCGCGCTCGACGACCCGACCGAAGCGGCGCTCGACGCTTCCGTGGACGAGGAGATCGCCACCGCGTTGCGGGAGTGCGAAGCCGCGCCCCCCGTGGCCTGCGAGACCCTGATGGACGACGTCTACGCGAGGCGCCCCGCGCACCTCGAAGCCCAACGCGAGGAGCTCTTGCGCTACCCTCGCGCGCACACGACCACGACCGAACCCCACGGAAGCAAGTGA
- a CDS encoding flippase-like domain-containing protein, with amino-acid sequence MSAGQRETLHPTDEPLPGPPRSRRRLWLALKVALSVAILALVIGRNDPSALWDALRRVSARAVGVSAALITLTAVIGAARWAAVMRAYGAPHLPSAGRLLRLYFMGFFYNLWLPGGVGGDLVRGVASREAFGDAGATAGLTVVFVERLCGLIGLFLFVGVSFSLWPLPGVDVPVVYAAMALALAASGVALVALAPALTPVLPPPLARITARVPRLVRREPFILALGLSTLTHLFTALSGHVLVAALAPNVSATHSLTVVSLAAVSAFFPLTHAGAGIREGAFVQLYAPLGVPGASAVAASLGLFATQLLVSGAGALVSVLAGGAQAPIPEPSTPTIGAAGPPPTPTDPAGPTQQGEAP; translated from the coding sequence ATGAGCGCAGGCCAGCGCGAAACGCTGCATCCCACCGACGAACCTCTGCCGGGCCCACCGCGGTCCAGGCGGCGCCTGTGGTTGGCCCTGAAGGTCGCCTTGTCGGTGGCCATCTTGGCGCTCGTCATCGGCCGCAACGATCCGAGCGCCCTGTGGGACGCCCTCCGCCGGGTCTCTGCGCGTGCGGTGGGGGTGAGCGCCGCGCTGATCACACTGACCGCCGTGATCGGCGCGGCGCGCTGGGCTGCGGTCATGCGCGCCTATGGCGCCCCCCACCTGCCGAGCGCCGGACGCCTCCTGCGCCTGTACTTCATGGGCTTCTTCTACAACCTGTGGCTCCCCGGCGGCGTGGGCGGAGACCTGGTGCGAGGGGTAGCCAGCCGCGAGGCCTTCGGTGACGCGGGAGCGACCGCCGGACTGACGGTCGTGTTCGTCGAGCGACTCTGCGGACTCATCGGTCTGTTCTTGTTCGTGGGCGTGAGCTTCTCACTGTGGCCCCTGCCGGGCGTCGATGTGCCCGTCGTATACGCGGCCATGGCCCTCGCGTTGGCTGCGTCCGGCGTCGCGCTGGTGGCCCTCGCCCCGGCGCTGACCCCCGTGCTTCCACCTCCCCTCGCGCGCATCACCGCCCGCGTGCCGCGGCTCGTCCGCCGGGAGCCGTTCATCTTGGCGCTCGGCCTCTCCACCCTGACGCACCTCTTCACGGCGTTGAGCGGCCACGTGCTCGTCGCGGCCCTCGCGCCGAACGTCTCGGCGACGCACTCCCTGACGGTCGTGTCGCTGGCGGCGGTGTCGGCCTTCTTTCCACTGACGCACGCGGGCGCTGGCATCCGCGAGGGGGCGTTCGTCCAGCTCTATGCGCCGCTGGGCGTCCCGGGGGCCTCGGCGGTGGCCGCGTCCCTCGGCCTGTTCGCGACGCAGCTGCTGGTCTCGGGCGCTGGGGCACTGGTCAGCGTGCTGGCGGGCGGAGCGCAAGCACCCATCCCCGAGCCCTCGACGCCCACCATCGGTGCGGCCGGCCCACCCCCCACGCCGACGGATCCGGCCGGTCCCACGCAGCAGGGTGAGGCCCCGTGA